The following are encoded in a window of Microcaecilia unicolor chromosome 14, aMicUni1.1, whole genome shotgun sequence genomic DNA:
- the LOC115458227 gene encoding olfactory receptor 5V1-like gives MGNQSSVTEFLILGFSEFPELQLPLFTLFSLLYLMALLGNLLIICIVCTDQHLQIPMYFFLVNLSMIDICSLTSIIPKLLAILITNNNHISFSGCFLQMYFYFVFLGAEFSLLTGMAYDRYVAICNPLRYTIIMHKRFCALLAAVSWLTGVFETLPHTIVLSQFSFCNCNIINHFYCEITALKKLSCTDTSVILIMTFVGGIFSALTPLLLTLTSYVFIISTILKIRSREGKSKAFSTCSSHLTVIILAYGTVVGVYMKPGSWNSENPNKLPTAMYIITLPLLNPLIYSLRSKELKLALKKAVLRKKTFCIL, from the coding sequence ATGGGTAATCAAAGCAGTGTGACAGAATTCCTGATTCTTGGATTCTCAGAATTCCCAGAGCTGCAGCTCCCTCTCTTCACTCTCTTCTCACTCCTCTACCTGATGGCCTTGCTGGGGAATCTCCTCATCATCTGCATAGTATGTACTGATCAACATCTCCAAATCCCTATGTATTTTTTCCTGGTCAACCTTTCCATGATAGATATCTGCTCTTTGACCTCCATTATTCCAAAGCTGCTTGCAATCCTAATAACAAATAATAATCACATCTCTTTCAGTGGATGCTTTTTGCAGATGTACTTTTACTTTGTCTTTCTCGGTGCAGAATTTTCGCTCCTTACCGGGATGGCATATGACCGTTATGTGGCAATTTGCAATCCCTTGCGTTATACTATCATCATGCATAAGAGGTTCTGTGCTCTTCTGGCAGCTGTATCATGGTTAACAGGTGTATTCGAAACATTGCCACACACTATTGTTCTATCCCAGTTTTCATTCTGTAACTGCAATATAATCAATCACTTTTATTGTGAAATCACAGCACTGAAGAAACTTTCCTGTACCGATACCTCAGTTATTTTAATTATGACTTTTGTAGGGGGGATTTTTTCAGCATTGACCCCATTACTTCTCACCCTGACATCCTATGTGTTTATCATCTCTACTATCCTGAAAATTCGTTCTAGAGAAGGGAAAAGCAaggccttctccacctgctcctcccatCTCACAGTCATCATTCTTGCCTATGGGACTGTGGTAGGAGTGTATATGAAGCCTGGGTCATGGAACTCTGAGAATCCAAACAAGCTGCCTACAGCAATGTATATAATCACTCTTCCACTCTTGAATCCTCTGATTTATAGCTTAAGAAGCAAAGAATTAAAGTTAGCTTTGAAAAAAGCTGTTttaagaaagaaaacattttgcaTCCTCTAA